The DNA region TTTCGGTCGAGCCAAGCGAAACGACCTCTGAGGTCGTTTCCGGCGCCGCTTCCCCCGTCGCCCACCACGGCGAAGTCCACGTCGTCTCGCGCGTGGTCGGGTTCAAGAAGATCAAGTTCTACACCAACGAGAACATTGGTTCTGGCGAACTCGACCTGCCGGAACAGCAGATGCACACCTCGTCGTACTGGCTCACGGTGCCGCGCGAAACGATGGACGCGCTTCCGCATGGGATCGCCGATCGGCGCGACGGCGTGCTGGGCCTGGCGTTTGCGATGCGGAACGTGGCGCCGCTCCTGCTGATGTGCGACAGTCACGATCTCGGGTTGTCGGTGGACGGCGTGACGACTGATGAAGCCGCGCGCACGGCCGGGACTGTGGAGCCGACGATCTTCATTTACGACAACTATCCCGGTGGCATCGGGTTCAGCGAGCCGCTCCACAGCATGCACAGTGACCTTGTGGCGAAGACGCGCGAGCTGATTGACGGCTGCCCGTGCCGTTCGGGGTGCCCGTCGTGCGTTGGCCCCGAAGGCAACACGGGTCCGCTCGCAAAGACCGTGGCGTCGCATCTGTTGAGGCTGTTGTCGCCGTCGGAGATGCAGAGCGCATGAAGGACCTCGCCTCGCGCCTTCGCGCGATCGTGCGCGATCAGCGGCGCGAGCCGACGATGGAGCCTGGCGAGACCGCCGGAATGGCGGTCGCGCCAGGCTCCACCGATCTCGACGCGCAGGCGGCGATCGCCGCCGCGCTCGGCGGGGCCGTCGTGCCGGCCCCGCCGGGCCAGCACGACAGCGCGTCCGCGTGCCTCGTCATCGATCGCGACTACGACGACGCCCGCTACCATGGCCGGCGGCAGGTGGACGCCTGCCGCGTCTCGCCCCAGGCGCCAGTCGCGCTCTTCGAGCCGCGACTGGCGGCCGTCAGCGACTGGGCGTCGCGCATGGTGTTTTTCGACATCGAGACCACCGGCCTCAGTGGCGGCGCCGGCACCGTCGCGTTCCTCGTCGGCTGCGGCTGGTTCGAAGCCGACGGTTTCCGTGTGCGCCAGTGGCTCATGACCGGCCCGGCGGGCGAGCGCGTCCTGCTGGACGCGCTCGCCCGCACGTTCGACGATGCCTCGCTGCTTGTGACGTTTAATGGGCGCACGTTTGATGTGCCGTTCATGGAAATGCGATGGGCATTCCATCGCCAGGACAGCCCCGTGGAGGACGTGCCGCACTTCGACATGTTGCCCGCCGCCCGGCGTTTGTGGAGCCGGCGCGAGGACGACCCGAGCTGCAGCCTCACCGCGCTCGAGCGATCGGTCCTCGGTTTTCATCGAGTGGGTGACGTGCCGGGCTTCGAAATCCCGGCGCGCTATTTTCAGTTCCTGCGTACGGGCGACCCGGCGGTGATCGAAGCCGTGCTCGAGCACAATCGCCTGGACCTTGTGTCGCTGGCTGCTGTCACCGCGCATGCGTTACGGCTGGCCGAAGACGGCCCGCAGTGGTGTCGTGAACCGAGCGAGCAGTTGGGGCTGGGGCACTTCTACGAGCGGCAAGGCGACATCGAGCGCGCGCTCGATGCGTACACGCTGGCGGGGGCCGCAGACGACCGAGACCTGCGCGGCCGCGCGCTCGAGCGCCAGGCGCTGCTGTTGAGGCGCCTCCATCGGTTTGACGAAGCAGCTGGCGCGTGGCTCCGTCTCGTTGAGGGCGCTGCGCGGCCGTTCAGCGGCATCGAGCGCCGCGCCGCAGAGGCGCTGGCGATTCATCACGAACACCGCGCCGGAGACCTCGGTGAGGCCAGACGATACGCAGAGGTCGTGCGAGGTCAGGTCACCGGCCGCCACGTGGCCGACGTCGACCATCGCCTCGGCCGCATCGCGCGAAAGCAGGAAAAACAAAAGGGCGACCCCCAGGCCGCCCCGTTGCTCGATTCCGATTAAAGAACCCTGGACGCTGGACCCAGGACTCTGGACCCGCTTACGCCGTCGCGCCGGCCTTTTTCGCTTTCGCGGCCTTGTTCGCAGCGGTCTGCGTCTTGCGGCCCTCGGCCGTCTGTGCGCCGAAGCGCTTCGTGAAGCGTTCCACACGGCCTTCGGTGTCAATCAGCTTCTGGCGGCCCGTGTAGAACGGGTGGCAGTTGTTGCAGATGTCGAGGTGCAGATCTTCCTTGGTGGAAAACGACTTCCACGTGGCGCCGCACGCGCATCGCACATCAGTTTCGGTGTACTTGGGGTGAATACCAGGCTTCACAGACAGCTCCTTTTACCCGCGAACAAACATTGATTATAGCCCAGACCGGCGAAGCTGCACCATGAACCATCGGACGCACGTACCCGACCCCCGGACTGCAGGACCCCAGGACCCCGACAAATGTCTTTATTTCTCAACAACATAGCCCCTGTCCCAGCGGTGCGCCCGGAGCAGATCCACCAGGCCTGACGGAAGGCCCTTGCCGTCGCCGGCCGCCATGTTGCCCTCCACATGCTTTAGCCTCCGCATGCCCGGAATGACCGTGCTGACCGCCGGGTGCGACAGGATGAAACGCAGGGCCATCTCGGGCAACGACATGCCCGCCGGCACCAGCTCCTTGAGCGCATCGACCCGGTCTACTGCCTCGGCCAACCGCGCCGGTGGGAAGTACTGGTTGCGGAAATCACCGTCGGGCCAGCGCGTGTCTTTGGTGAGCGTCCCGGTGAGACTCCCTTCGTCCAACGGGACTCGCGCGATGATCGCCACACCCATCTCCTGACACAACGGAAGCAGCGAATCTTCCGGCTGCTGGTCGAAAATGTTGTGCACCACCTGGACGCTGTCGATGAGCCCTGTTCGAAGGGCCTCGATGACGTTGGTTGGATCCCAGCGATTGACGCTGATGCCGAACGCCCGCACTTTGCCCGCGCGCTTCAGACGGTCTACGGCCTCCATCCACTCATCGCACTCGGCCCACGTGTCCGTCCAGACGTGGAACTGCTGAAGGTCGATGCGCTCCACGCCGAGGTTACGCAGGCTGGTATCGGTTGCCGCAATCACGTGGTCGGGCGGATACACGTCCGCGATGTCGTACTCCGGCTTGGCCGGCCACTTGCCGTTTTTCGGCGGCACCTTCGTGGCCACAACCAACGGCTTGTCGAGGTGTGCCGGAAGCACCTGAGCCAACAACCGCTCGCTCTTGCCATCGCCATAGGCCAGCGCGGTGTCGAAAAACGTGCAGCCGAGTTCGATGGCGCGATGCAGCGCCGCCACCGACTCCGCATCGTCTGACCCAGTCCAACCGCCCATGCCCCAGAGGCCGTAGCCCACTTCGGAGACGGGCCATCCCAAGCGTCCAAACGTGCGTACGTGCATGGGCACATTGTACGGTCTGTGCTGTTGTGCTGTTGTGCTCCCGAGCCGGCGTGCCCGGTGCTCCGGTGCACGTGAGCACCACCGCACGGCAGCACCCAGCACAGACAGACGATAGTTCGTATTGCGTATTACTACGCGGTGCGATATAACGTGAGAAGGACGAACGACCATGGCGAAAAAGACCGACGACTCACTCGCTTCCCTCGGCCGGTTTTCGGAGCCGGCTCTGCACATTCTCATCGCGCTGGCGGATGGGCCGAAACACGGCTATGCGATGACGCAGGACATAGAGTCCATGACGGGCAGCCGCCCGGGACCGGGCACGCTGTACGGCGCCATTGCCCGGCTGGAAGCCCGCAAGTGGATTGAGCCCCTTCCGGCTGACGACCGGCGTCGTCCTTACAAGCTCACGTCTGCGGGCGGTAAAGTGCTGCGGGCGCGGCTGGATTCCCTGAAATCGGTCACAAAAATCGCCCTGTCGCGCCTCGCAAACGCATAGGAGGTTCCGATGTCCATCGATCGCATCCTCTCCTGGTTCCCTTCGTCCTGGCGTGTGCGGTACGAGACGGAAGTCCGCGATCTGCTGAACGCCCATGCCTTCGGATGGCGCGAACGTGTGGACCTCCTTCGCGCCTGCGGAGATGCGTGGATGCGCGAGGGAGTGAGTTGGACTTGGGCGTGGCTGCGTTGGACGGCCTCGATTTCTCTCCGGCCCGCCGCAGTATTCGGCGCTGGCTGGTTGCTGGCCACCGGCGCCCAGGCGCTGATTCCTGTCGCCGGATCATTGACGCAGCGGGTGCCGTCGGCGGTGGTACCGGCGGCGGAGCTGGCCCAGATCCTGCTGGCGGCGGGTGTGATGTTCTTCATAATTTCTCCTGCTCGCACGGACGCCGCCCGGCGGCCGACCGGGCTCGTCTGGGCGGGCTGCTTGTTGCTGTTGACCATCGTCACGGTCCTCGGGGGGCCCACCGGTGGATTGGGGCGGGTCAGTGAGAGCATCTGGTTCGGGTTTTTTGCCACGATGCGCTTCCGATGGTTCTATGAGGAGTTCTGGCCTCCCGCAGTGGCTCATCGCGCGCCCGGGTTGCATCTGCGCTAGGCGCGCCGGTGCCAGGGCACGCGGTGCCCGGATGGTAGAATTCCCTCGTCCCCGGAGGGACCTCTCCCATGAAACGCACATCACTGGCGCTGCTGCTCCTGTTATCCGTCGCCGGCCTCGCCGCGCAGACATCCGAACGCGTCGATACCGCCGCAATCGAAAAGATTCGCGAACAGGGATTGAAGCAATCGAAGGTCATGGACCACCTGTTCCAGATGACCGACGTGCGCGGGCCGCGCCTCACAGGTTCGCCCGCCATTGAAAGCGCGGGCGACTGGGTGGTCGAGACGCTGAAGGCGTGGGGACTCCAGAACGCCCGCAAGGAGCGCTGGGCGTTTGGCACCGGCTGGTCCCTCAACAGATTTCACGCGACGATGACCGCGCCGCAGACCATGCCGATCATCGGACTGCCGAAGGCGTGGAGCACGGGGACGAAGGGGATGGTCAACGCCGAAGTGGTGCGGCCCGAGATCACCAACGCGCAGGAAGCCGAGCAGTGGAAGGGCAAGCTTCGCGGGAAGATCGTCCTGACGCAACCCACGCGCGAAGTCCGCATGCTCGAAGGCCGCATCGTCCTTCGCATGACGGACAAGGAGATTGAAGAGGCGTTGACGCCACCGGCGACGGCGCCGGCCGGAAGGGCTGGAGGCGCGGGCGGTCGCGCCGGTGGGGCTGGTGGGCGCGGTGGTGGGGCTGGAGGCGGGCGTGGAGCGGGTGCACCCGGGTGCGGCGCCGGCCTTTAACGTCAATCAGTTCTACGCCGACGAGGGCGTGGTCGCCCTGTTCGACCGTGGTGCGAACACCGACATGAGCGCAGGCGGCAGCGACCTGACGTGGCAGACGCAGCGCGTGGATGGCGGAACAGTGTTTGTGGGCGGCGCCACAGGCGGCGGCCGCAGCAGCGCGAACACAGGCGTGCCGCAGGTGACGCTCGCCGTTGAGCACTACAACCGCATGGTCCGGCTGCTGGATGCGAAGGTGCCGGTCATGGTGGACATCAACGTTGACGTGACGTTCCACCCGGAGACACCCGAGCGCCTCAACGGTTTTAATATCGTCGCTGAGATGCCTGGAACGGATCTGGCGAACGAGATTGTGCTGATCGGCGGCCACTTCGATTCGTGGCATGGCGCGACTGGTGCCACAGACAACGCGACCGGCAGCGCGGCGATGATGGAGGTGCTTCGCATTCTCAAGGATGCAGGCCTCAAGCCGAGGCGCACGATTCGCATTGCGCTGTGGGGCGGGGAAGAGCAGGGATTACTCGGTTCGCGCGCCTACGCGGACCAGCACCTGGGAACCCCGGACGCGCCCAAGCCTGGGCAGGCGCTGCATTCGGCGTACTTCAACCTCGACAACGGCACCGGGAAGGTCCGCGGGATCTGGATGCAGAGCAATCCGCTCGTCGCGCCGATCTTCAGCGCGTGGATTGCACCGCTCAAAGATCTGGGTGTCGAAATCCTTGGGCCGCGATCGGTGACGAGCACGGATCACACGAACATCGACCGGACGGGCGTTCCAGGGTTTCAGTTTGTGCAGGAGCGCCTGGAGTACAACTCACGGACGCACCATTCGAACATGGACTACTACGACCGGGTGCAGGCAGAGGACTTGAAGCAGACGGCCACGGTGGCCGCCGTGTTCGCGTACCACACCGCGATGCGCGACCAGAAGCTGCCGCGCAAGTGAGAAAACGACCTCTGAGAGAAAGAAAACGACCTCTGAGGTAGTTTTCTGTGGGACCGCTGAAAACTACCTCAGAGGTCGTTTTCTTTCTCTCAGAGGTCGTTTTCTTTCTCCTGCGCCAGCCGCCGCAGCCCCTGCAGATCGATCTTCCCGGTCCCCAGCGTCGGGATCGCTTCAATCTGCATGATGTGCTCCTTCTTGGGGATCCACAGCCGCGGAAGATCCGTCGCGTTGAGCTGTGTCCAGATCTCCGCTGGAGCCACATCCAGCCGCGTGTAAAACACGATCAATTTTTCCCCCTTGATGTCGCACGGCACGGATGTGACCGCTGATGCCAGCTCACCAAGGATGTCGTTGATCGTGTCTTCAATCTTGATGTGCGGCACCATCTCGCCGCCGATCTTGCTGAATCGCGACAGGCGATCCGTGATGAAGATAAACCCGTCATCGTCTATCTTTGCGATATCGCCTGTGATGTACCAGCCGTCCTTGATGACTTCGGCCGTTCGTTCGGGCTGATGGAGATAGCCCGACATCAGGTTCGGTCCCTTCACCAGTAGCAGGCCTTCCTGGTTGAAGAGGGGGCCCTCGCCTGTGTCCCGGTCCACCACCTTTGCCGCGACTCCGGGAATGGGGTGGCCAACCGATCCCGCCTTTGTGCCCACCTGGGTGCGGCCTTCCATCACAACGTCGGGGCGATTAGCCGCCACGACCGGCGCCATTTCAGTGCAGCCATAACCTTCGAGCAGTCCGATGCCGAATGCGTCCTGAAACGCCTTCGCCAGGGGCGCGCGCAGTTTCTCGGCGCCAACGATGGCATAACGCAGGTGGGCGAACTGTTCCTTCGTGCAACGACGCACGTAGGACTGGCAGAAGGTGGGCGTGCTGATCAGCATGCTGCCCTTGTAGGTCTCGGCCATTTCGCCCACCGTCTTGGCGTCCATGGGATTCGGGTGATAGGCGACGCTGCAGCCCTGCAGGAGCGGGAACCAGATCGTGCCGGTGAGCCCGAACGAATGAAAGAACGGCAATACACCGATGAAGCAGTCGTTGGGCTCCATGGGAAAGATCTGGGCGAGCGAGTCCACGTTTGCGAGCAGGTTTGCGTGTGTGAGGACCACGCCCTTGGGCTGACCGGTGCTGCCGCTGGAGAAGATGACGGCCGCTGGTGTGGACGCGGTCCAGTCGGGTCGGCCGAGACTCCTGCGAAGCCAGGCGGCTGGGAGGATGCGCGCCCGAGCCAGCGCCGCGATTTTTCGAATGGGCGTGATCTCGCTCCGAAGGTCTTCGAGAAAGACCATGTCGGGCGTCGCGTCCAGGCCCGCCTTGTCGAGGAAGCGTCGCGACGTGATCACGGTGCGAATGTCGCACTGTGCCCGCGCGTCGGCCATCGCGGCTGCACCCGCGGTGAAGTTGAGATTCACCGGAACACGTCCGGCGAAGAGCGTCGCGATGTTGGCAAGGGCGCCGCCAACAGAGGCCGGCAGAAGGAGGCCCACCATGTCCTGACCTTCGGTCCTGCTGCGAATGATGCGTGACAGCAGCAGCGCGCCAACCAGCGTTCGGCCGTAGGTCAGACGTTGCCCCGTGCTGTCGGCCATCGCCAGACCGCGCCAGCGTCGTTTCGCGGTGGAGAGAAACGACGCGTGCAACTGATCGCGCGACTGGCGTCGATGGCGCATCGCCTCGGTGCCCAGTTCGCTGATGGCCGATCGCACCAGTGTGGCCGTGACGGTGGACGGCAGCGGTGGGCCGAAAGCGACGGTGATGGGGTAGGGCAGCCGCTCGGGCAGCTTCCAGAAGAAGCGGCCTTTTTTGAAGCTGAACACACTGCCCCACACGCGGTCCAGGTACACCGGTATCACCGGCACGTCCAGTCCGGCGAGGATGCGCTCGAATCCACGTTTAAACGGGAGCAGGTTACCCGTCCGGCTGATGGAGCCTTCGGCGAAAATGCAGACGACATGCCCGGCTTGGAGTTCGGCGCGAGCGCGCTCGATGGACGCCGCAACGCCGGCTTTGTCACCGGCCGTGACTGGGATCGCATGCATCCGGCTGACCACCGGGTGAATTACCGGCAGATTGAAATACGGACCGTGCATCATGAAGCGCACGAAGCGGTCCACACATGAGCCCACGAGCAGGCCGTCCACCATTGAGACGTGATTGCAGATGAGCAGGGCGGGGCCGTCGCGAGGGACGTGCTTCCGTCCGACCACAGTGATCCGGTAGACCGTGTGGGTGAGCAGCCAGAGCGTGAACCTGATGAAGAAGGCCGGCAACGTGGCCAGCGCGTAGAAGGATCCTGCCAGTGTCAGTAGGCCGGTCACGAGGAACACCCCGGTCATCGACAGGTTCAGGTAAGTGCCCAGCAACCAGAGGAAGACCGACGCCAGCAGGATACCCACGGTCTGCAGAACATTTGCGGTCGCGAGGATGCGACCCTTTTCTTCGAGCGGCGCGCGATGCTGCAGAAGCGCGTTCAGGGGCACGACGAAGAGTCCGCCCGAAAATCCCAGGCCCGCCAAGGTCGCCGCTGACCACCAGTACGACGGTGCCGCTGCTGCCAGGAGGAGCCCGAACAGGGCCAGGCCAAACGAACCCAGCGGCACAAGGCCCAGTTCGATGTGATTGCCCGACAGCCGGCCTGCCACCAGGCTGCCCGTCGCGATGCCGATGGCCATCGCGGTATAGAGCTGCGTCGCACCCGCTTCTCCGACGAGGAGGGTGGTTTCGGCGTGGGGAAGCAGCGCCATCTGCAACAGCGCGCCGAGGAACCAGAAGAAGGAGGTGCCGATTGCGGTCATCCACAGCGTGTGGTTCGCGCGCAGCCTCCGGAACCCGATGACCACTTCGCCCCAGGGAGCCCAGAGCAGCGGCTGTTGGCTTCGACGGGCGCCCGTCTCCGGGATGCGAAAGGCCGTGAGGGTGCCGATGATGGCGATGGCCAGGAGCACCACTGCAATCGCCATGGGAGTCTCGCGAAACGCGGAGAACACCAGGCCGCCGATGGAGGTCCCAAGCACGATCGCGACGAAAGTGCTCATCTCGAGCAGGCCGTTGGCACGCGACAGGTCGGCTTCTGACCACAGCTCGGGGACGATGCCGTATTTGGCGGGGCTGAAGAACGTGGATTGCGCGGCCATGAGGAACAGCACCGCCAGAAGGGCGTCGACCCGGCCGATGAGCAAGGCGGGAATGGCCAGCGCCATCGCGACGATCTCAAGGACCTTCGTCCAGACCAGAACCTGCCGCTTGCTGTGGACGTCCGCCAAGTGTCCGGCATAGCCGGAGAACAGGAGGAACGGCAGGATGAACACCGCGCCGGTGAAGGCAACGCCGTCCACCGGCCCCAGAGCGGTCATCGCCATGAACGACACGACGATTTTGAAGATGTTGTCGTTGAACGCGCCCAGGAACTGGGTCCAGAGGAACGCGTGCGCCCCCGGTTGCGCGAGCGACTGTCGATAAGTCCGGCCCATCGTCAGCCGCGACAATACCCGAAAACGACCTCAGAGGTCGTTTCGTGTACCCAAGACTTTCGAAACGACCTCTGAGGTCGTTTTCGTCGGCACGAGGCTTGTATCAACCAGGTCATGCCATATCCCCCACGACAGACTCCGGCCGGCGTGGTGTTTCACGTTATCAACAGGGCCATTCGAAAACAGCAACTGTTTGCTCAGCCAAGCGACTACAACGCCTTCGTCAACTGCGCGGTCGAGGCACATCGGAAGGTCCCGGTTGGGGTCCTAGCCTACTGTGTGATGCCCAATCACTTCCATTTCGTGCTTCAATCTCGCGAGGATGGGCAGATTTCGAGGTTTATGGCACGAATGACCGCAACGCACAGCAAGCGTTGGCATGTCCATCGGGGTAGTGTCGGCACCGGCGCGGTGTACCAGGGGCGCTTTCGGGCGTTCCCAGTACAGACGGACGATTACTTCTACCGCGTCTGCCGGTATGTTGAAGCCAACGCGGTCAGGGCAGGACTTGTAAGAGCCGCGGAAGAATGGCCATGGTGCAGCCTGGCCGACAGGGTCGCGATGATACCCAGAATTCCAATCGATCCCTGGCCGTTACCGAGGCCGAGTGATTGGAGTACCAGGGTAAATGGCGACCCCTCACGGAACGAAAAGGCGATTCGGGAGTCAATTTCTACCGGGAGACCCTTCGGAGAGCCGTCCTGGGTTGAGCGCGTGGCGAGGGAACTGAGCCTGGAGCACACCCTTCATCCTCATGGCCGCCCCCAAAACGACCTCTGAGGTCGTTTTCTTGGATGCTCGTCAGAAAACGACCTCAGAGGTCGTTTTGGGCGCCTCCGAGATCAGCGCCCCATGGTGGACAGGAACTCGGCGTTGTCGCGGGTCTTCGTGAGGCGCGACAGCATCAACTCCATCGCCTCGGGCGGCGACAGCGGCGTCAGCACTTTGCGGAGCACCCACACCCGGCTGAGGTCCTCCTTGGGCATCAGCAGTTCTTCCTTGCGGGTGCCGCTCTTCTGCATGTCAATCGCCGGGAACACCCGCCGGTCCGCCAGTTTGCGGTCCAGGTGAATCTCCATGTTGCCGGTGCCCTTGAACTCCTCGAAGATCACGTCGTCCATACGCGAACCGGTCTCGACCAGCGCGGTCGCCACAATGGTCAGCGACCCGCCGGCCTCAATGTTCCGCGCCGCGCCAAAGAACCGCTTCGGCCGCTGCAGGGCATTGCTGTCCACGCCACCGGTGAGCACCCGGCCCGACGTCGGCACGATCGTGTTGTAGGCCCGCGCCAGGCGGGTGATCGAGTCGAGCAGGATCACCACGTCCTTGCCGTATTCCACCAACCGCTTGGCTTTTTCGATGACCATCTCGGCCACCTGCACATGGCGCTGCGCCGCCTCATCAAACGTCGACGCCACCACCTCGCCGCGCACCGACCGCCGCATGTCGGTGACCTCTTCGGGCCGCTCATCAATCAGCAGCACGATCAGGTACACCTCGGGATGATTCGTGGTGATGCTGTTCGCGAGGTTCTGCAGCAGCATCGTCTTGCCGGTCCGCGGCTGCGCCACGATCAGGCCGCGTTGCCCCTTGCCCAGCGGCGTCATCAAGTCCATCACGCGCGCTGAGGTGTTGTCGCCGGTGGTCTCGAGCCGGATGCGCCGGTCGGGATACATCGGCGTCAGGTTCTCGAACGACACCCGCTTTCGGGTGTGGTCGGGCGGTTCGAAGTTGACCGCGTCCACCTTGACCAGCGAGAAATACTTTTCGCCCTCTTTCGGCGATCGCACCTGCCCCGAGACGGTATCGCCCGTCTGCAGGTCGAACCGGCGAATCTGCGCCGGCGACACGTACACGTCGTCTGGCCCTGGCAGGTAGTTGTAATCGGGTGCGCGCAGGAACCCGTACCCGTCGGGCAGCATTTCCAGCACACCTTCCGAGAAGAGCAGGCCGCTTTTTTCCGCGCGCGCGCGAAGGATCTGGAAGATCAGGTCCTGGGTCCGCAAGCCGGTGGCATGGGGCAGGTCCAGGTCCTGGGCAATCCTGGTCAACTCGGCGACGCTCATCTCTTTGAGCAGCGCGAGATCTGTTGCGGGCGTCGGTGCGTGTTGAGTCAACGGTAGAAGCCGGTGCCGAGCGGGTCCGGCTTAGTGCCGGGTGCGAAGTTCGTGCCCGGGAATATCCGACTCTGGCGGCAGCGTCGGCAGCGGCCCCTCGAGGGCCGTCCGAAGCACGTCATCCATCGTCTCGACCAGATGCACTTCCATCGTGTCGAGCACATTCTTCGGAATTTCCGAGAGGTCCTTCTCGTTGTCCTTCGGCAGCAGGATCGTGGTGACCCCGGCGCGATGGGCCGCGAGCAGCTTTTCCTTCAGTCCACCAATCGGCAGCACCTTGCCGCGCAGCGTGATTTCACCCGTCATCGCCACGTCGCGACGCACGGGCACGCGCGACAGCGCAGAGACAATCGCCGTGGCCAGCGTGATGCCCGCCGACGGGCCGTCCTTGGGAATGGCGCCTTCGGGAATGTGCACGTGGATATCCGTCCGCCGGTTGAAGTCGCGGGGAATCCCCAGCTCTTCCGTCTTCGACCGCACCCAGCTCATGGCCGCCTGCGCCGACTCCTGCATGACATCGCCGAGTTTTCCGGTGAGCGTGAGCTTGCCGCGCCCCGGCATCAACGTGGCTTCTGCCACCAGCAATTCGCCGCCGACTTCGGTCCACGCCAGACCGGTCGCGATGCCGATTTCGTTCTTCTCTTCGGCCATCGAGGGACGGAACCGCGGCACGCCGAGATACTCGGTGACCTTGGCGCTGTCGATCAGTTCGCTGAAGTCCGCACCCTGCACCACGACCTTCCGCGCCACTTTGCGGCAGATGGCGGCCACTTCGCGTTCGAGGTTCCGCACGCCGGCTTCGCGCGTGTAGCGCTGGATGATGGTCTGATACGCCTCATCCTTGAACACGATATTGGCGGACGTGAGACCGGCACCTTCCACCGCCTTGGGCCCGAGGAAGCG from Acidobacteriota bacterium includes:
- a CDS encoding M20/M25/M40 family metallo-hydrolase — its product is MGLVGAVVGLEAGVERVHPGAAPAFNVNQFYADEGVVALFDRGANTDMSAGGSDLTWQTQRVDGGTVFVGGATGGGRSSANTGVPQVTLAVEHYNRMVRLLDAKVPVMVDINVDVTFHPETPERLNGFNIVAEMPGTDLANEIVLIGGHFDSWHGATGATDNATGSAAMMEVLRILKDAGLKPRRTIRIALWGGEEQGLLGSRAYADQHLGTPDAPKPGQALHSAYFNLDNGTGKVRGIWMQSNPLVAPIFSAWIAPLKDLGVEILGPRSVTSTDHTNIDRTGVPGFQFVQERLEYNSRTHHSNMDYYDRVQAEDLKQTATVAAVFAYHTAMRDQKLPRK
- a CDS encoding ribonuclease H-like domain-containing protein — encoded protein: MKDLASRLRAIVRDQRREPTMEPGETAGMAVAPGSTDLDAQAAIAAALGGAVVPAPPGQHDSASACLVIDRDYDDARYHGRRQVDACRVSPQAPVALFEPRLAAVSDWASRMVFFDIETTGLSGGAGTVAFLVGCGWFEADGFRVRQWLMTGPAGERVLLDALARTFDDASLLVTFNGRTFDVPFMEMRWAFHRQDSPVEDVPHFDMLPAARRLWSRREDDPSCSLTALERSVLGFHRVGDVPGFEIPARYFQFLRTGDPAVIEAVLEHNRLDLVSLAAVTAHALRLAEDGPQWCREPSEQLGLGHFYERQGDIERALDAYTLAGAADDRDLRGRALERQALLLRRLHRFDEAAGAWLRLVEGAARPFSGIERRAAEALAIHHEHRAGDLGEARRYAEVVRGQVTGRHVADVDHRLGRIARKQEKQKGDPQAAPLLDSD
- the rpmE gene encoding 50S ribosomal protein L31 is translated as MKPGIHPKYTETDVRCACGATWKSFSTKEDLHLDICNNCHPFYTGRQKLIDTEGRVERFTKRFGAQTAEGRKTQTAANKAAKAKKAGATA
- a CDS encoding helix-turn-helix transcriptional regulator; translated protein: MAKKTDDSLASLGRFSEPALHILIALADGPKHGYAMTQDIESMTGSRPGPGTLYGAIARLEARKWIEPLPADDRRRPYKLTSAGGKVLRARLDSLKSVTKIALSRLANA
- a CDS encoding MFS transporter, which produces MGRTYRQSLAQPGAHAFLWTQFLGAFNDNIFKIVVSFMAMTALGPVDGVAFTGAVFILPFLLFSGYAGHLADVHSKRQVLVWTKVLEIVAMALAIPALLIGRVDALLAVLFLMAAQSTFFSPAKYGIVPELWSEADLSRANGLLEMSTFVAIVLGTSIGGLVFSAFRETPMAIAVVLLAIAIIGTLTAFRIPETGARRSQQPLLWAPWGEVVIGFRRLRANHTLWMTAIGTSFFWFLGALLQMALLPHAETTLLVGEAGATQLYTAMAIGIATGSLVAGRLSGNHIELGLVPLGSFGLALFGLLLAAAAPSYWWSAATLAGLGFSGGLFVVPLNALLQHRAPLEEKGRILATANVLQTVGILLASVFLWLLGTYLNLSMTGVFLVTGLLTLAGSFYALATLPAFFIRFTLWLLTHTVYRITVVGRKHVPRDGPALLICNHVSMVDGLLVGSCVDRFVRFMMHGPYFNLPVIHPVVSRMHAIPVTAGDKAGVAASIERARAELQAGHVVCIFAEGSISRTGNLLPFKRGFERILAGLDVPVIPVYLDRVWGSVFSFKKGRFFWKLPERLPYPITVAFGPPLPSTVTATLVRSAISELGTEAMRHRRQSRDQLHASFLSTAKRRWRGLAMADSTGQRLTYGRTLVGALLLSRIIRSRTEGQDMVGLLLPASVGGALANIATLFAGRVPVNLNFTAGAAAMADARAQCDIRTVITSRRFLDKAGLDATPDMVFLEDLRSEITPIRKIAALARARILPAAWLRRSLGRPDWTASTPAAVIFSSGSTGQPKGVVLTHANLLANVDSLAQIFPMEPNDCFIGVLPFFHSFGLTGTIWFPLLQGCSVAYHPNPMDAKTVGEMAETYKGSMLISTPTFCQSYVRRCTKEQFAHLRYAIVGAEKLRAPLAKAFQDAFGIGLLEGYGCTEMAPVVAANRPDVVMEGRTQVGTKAGSVGHPIPGVAAKVVDRDTGEGPLFNQEGLLLVKGPNLMSGYLHQPERTAEVIKDGWYITGDIAKIDDDGFIFITDRLSRFSKIGGEMVPHIKIEDTINDILGELASAVTSVPCDIKGEKLIVFYTRLDVAPAEIWTQLNATDLPRLWIPKKEHIMQIEAIPTLGTGKIDLQGLRRLAQEKENDL
- the rho gene encoding transcription termination factor Rho, which encodes MSVAELTRIAQDLDLPHATGLRTQDLIFQILRARAEKSGLLFSEGVLEMLPDGYGFLRAPDYNYLPGPDDVYVSPAQIRRFDLQTGDTVSGQVRSPKEGEKYFSLVKVDAVNFEPPDHTRKRVSFENLTPMYPDRRIRLETTGDNTSARVMDLMTPLGKGQRGLIVAQPRTGKTMLLQNLANSITTNHPEVYLIVLLIDERPEEVTDMRRSVRGEVVASTFDEAAQRHVQVAEMVIEKAKRLVEYGKDVVILLDSITRLARAYNTIVPTSGRVLTGGVDSNALQRPKRFFGAARNIEAGGSLTIVATALVETGSRMDDVIFEEFKGTGNMEIHLDRKLADRRVFPAIDMQKSGTRKEELLMPKEDLSRVWVLRKVLTPLSPPEAMELMLSRLTKTRDNAEFLSTMGR
- a CDS encoding aldo/keto reductase — translated: MHVRTFGRLGWPVSEVGYGLWGMGGWTGSDDAESVAALHRAIELGCTFFDTALAYGDGKSERLLAQVLPAHLDKPLVVATKVPPKNGKWPAKPEYDIADVYPPDHVIAATDTSLRNLGVERIDLQQFHVWTDTWAECDEWMEAVDRLKRAGKVRAFGISVNRWDPTNVIEALRTGLIDSVQVVHNIFDQQPEDSLLPLCQEMGVAIIARVPLDEGSLTGTLTKDTRWPDGDFRNQYFPPARLAEAVDRVDALKELVPAGMSLPEMALRFILSHPAVSTVIPGMRRLKHVEGNMAAGDGKGLPSGLVDLLRAHRWDRGYVVEK
- a CDS encoding transposase, with product MVFHVINRAIRKQQLFAQPSDYNAFVNCAVEAHRKVPVGVLAYCVMPNHFHFVLQSREDGQISRFMARMTATHSKRWHVHRGSVGTGAVYQGRFRAFPVQTDDYFYRVCRYVEANAVRAGLVRAAEEWPWCSLADRVAMIPRIPIDPWPLPRPSDWSTRVNGDPSRNEKAIRESISTGRPFGEPSWVERVARELSLEHTLHPHGRPQNDL